CAAATCTATGTACAGATTCCTCGTTTTTATACTGTGAATCTTTCTTTGTTTATTGTTTTCATTTTCCATGCGAGTTCAATGAAAAcaacaagtttatcaattttaagttatttgttacatgctgaattttcattcgtcgcacgcgttccgaacatacgacacggatatctatttaaatcgtgttttatttatagtcaccactcctattacaagtggagatcacagattcgtgaaaccgtggcctggtttcgtgggaatttcggtgtaatagctaaagatctagctgacacgaatcgagaaattcaaagagaacgagcgaaaaagcgtaatgcgtttcaatgagaaaaacaaacgatgaaaaaagccattatttcatccggtatttccgcaggtggcattttttaatttcgtttgcatattgcatttccatgcaattttttatgatgACTGTTGCATTGCATAACGCACAGTAATCCGATGCTTTCGTTTGCGATAGAACATCGTTacctatcgaatatatcgaacatggtgtgattgtatgagtaaataatatcaattagatgaaactcatattactagtgttccatttaatcgatttaccttATCGCTGTTCTTCGACGCTTGGTGCCATCGTATCAGCGGACGGCGCAGTCTCCTTTTGTACAGTCGACGTATTGATTCCGTATTGAACGGGATTCCGTTCCTCCCGGTCCAGCAGGTCTGGAGCATTCGGCTGATTCGAGACGTTTTGTGTagttgaatcagatggttgcgatgctggTGCTGTGAGCGTGGTTGTCCGATCTCGGGTAGTTGACACATTGCGAGTGTCATGCggtgagctccgcgtggtatgCGCCGGGATCGGCAATTGAGATGAAGGGACGATTTCCGTCGGCGGAGTATGGCCGTTGTCGTCCTGGACGAGAATCAGTCCCTTCCGGTCCAGAGGGTCTCGAGCGATGGACTGATTCAAGACGTTTTGTGGCGTcgaatcagatggttgcgatgctgacgctgcgaacgtggtcgtcagatcgcgtgtgggtgacacgttgtgagtatcacgcggtgagctccgcgtggtatgcgacgggaTCGCCATTTGAGCTGCGGCGATGGTTTCCGTCGGCGGAATTTGATCCTTGTTGTCCTGGACGGGATTCAGCTTCTTCCGATCCAGAGAATCTCGAGCGATGGACTGATTCAAGACGTTTTGTGAcgttgaatcagatggttgcgatgctgacgatggaaacgtggttgtcgtcagatcgcgtgtggTAGTGTGAAACGAATGTGTGCCCGATTGCGCGGGTGGGCTCCCCCGATAACCTAACCGAAGCGAGTTTTTTGCAAACATAACTCAGTATCGATGGATTGTGGTATTTTAATCTGCCCGACACATAATGATGTTAAAGTTGGTCCCGAGCTTAATACTACTTCGATCGGGCTTGGTATGTGAAATGTTGGATCGGCTAATTTTAGatttttccaacactttatacaatcagacaaagtagtaacgccgttggttaagatacagataacgaagagaaggattattcttagatgagagagtgagagctataggagctgTCAGACTTGTGGGCACCGCGAGAGAtgatggaaaactctgaagttcgttctgatgtgattacggaggaaagctcggtatgggtgtgccttttgaacgaagaacgcggattcgttgcttacatttttagttaggaaaggtgAGGACAAGTATCCGCGCTACCCattggctaagacgttaacTCTTGAAGATGGGAGATGTAAGCACCCcatcggcatgactcgtggaaaaatccagacatttctattctataaatgcctggttttcTCTATCATATAATTATCAGTTTTTCCCGTTATAAATACCAGCTTTCTGCGCAATCTTTAAGCACGCTCAATAGACCTAATGACTTGTTTAAGTACCAGATATAAAcccaaaatacttgcaggattcaaggttcctgcaagctaatgagactcggtttatgatgggccttaggtttattgaggattTCTCTAACGACGCTTGAGCCTTTACGGTCAGACAATAGAAGACGTCGCGTGGAcctcttcacgcgacgtaactcTCACCTCTCGCGAAATGTTGTGCTGACAAAATATAGAGCGGTGGGGTTGATACAGCTGTTGATGAAGGTCATGACAAAACCAATAATCCTGAAGATATGCCAATATTTATTGTAGTCATTTAGCGTTGATGCGAAAAAGTGAAACCAAATCATAAAGATATGATACGGCAGGAAGCAGATGAAGAAGATAAGGACAATGGAGATCACCATTTTTCCAACCTGTTGATCACAGAGAACGAAAGATACGTATTAAACTGGGACAACTAACTTGGTACTTGGCCtaattagttaaaatttaattattagaaacctagattagaatattttttagtaaGACAATAAAAAATCTGAGATAAACAGTTAAATGTAGATTAGGCATTACAGTATTACTTCTTAAATTCTGGAATATACAGAAGATTTTCTCTATCGCGTTCTTATTTTTCTCTTCCGTCATTTTCTTCTCTGTGATCCATTTTCTACTCTCTCGCTTCGTTTGTTTTCTTGTTTCTCTCCATTTTCGTCTTTTGTTTTTCTTCCTCTCCTTCTCTACTCTTAgcttcgcttttctttttttcccttagCTGCCTTCTTTTCCTGCCGTTGCCTTCGCTTCAGCccattttcttccattttctttctatttttttttcttcctctctcttttccattatcttaTGCGATGAACAGACAAAGATTTGACATGACAACTAGCCCTTGTCAGCAAGTTTTACGATATGtccgtttaaaaatattgtagtatcgtgggcaaaaggcctaagatatcggccgaaccgtatacaaagtggcgagagccgcggcgccgtcgagtacatcaatgtgtcgacggtcctttcaagtggatagttttgtggaaagagcctgcgtgactctggccacgggggtttcggaacacgtgttcgatgggacgagaaaagacaaagagacgcgagagtgatttgagtggaataagacttttgtgttttagttcaagttgaacatttatcgttctctgtccaattaatctctgttatttttatttatcttaaataaatagtattaggagaattttacaaatctaaattatcctaatcctgtccttttttccgatactacaataatgaaacaaacaaatatcttgtgatgtagttatgatattagcaaacaattttttaaatattgtttttgtaatgtaaagaaggcagaaccgtacaaagtatagaatcaaaacataatggacgtagaaatcgatatttttactgattttgattttttgttactatcatagaaaataataattctttaaaattggtTTACAAACCGGAATCGATATGTAACAGTTTTCGTGCCTCAGAGATTCAAGACAGAATGCTGAGAAGCTTGGACCTCCATTTGGCGAGTAAACAAAGAGATTATACTGCCAAATTGATGAGGTCGGGCATTTAAAATGGATACTGACGGGATTTTATTGAATCTCGTCGTTTCACATTGAAACAATGGTgaaactttatgaaatatttgtacttttgctgattttttaagatttgtggttaagactttgtctaagcttccatcagggtcttgaatagtaaactgcgaatatttattcaaattcatatttttatggatactgctgaaggaatgcaacctaagcagaaacttgctttactaaatattctaacgactactctattttgcgtactttatatatttttgcatattacgtacgttcataaatttctcacaaatgcatgttcgcagtttacttgataatcactttttatctagtcaaacttattcaaagctgtacctgtttctattgaatcattctagtcatatacacgagtcattgaatgttaattgcggaagttatgttaggcctacacggcctagagtctcctaccgctctcacagtatccagaagtccgacagctcctacagctctcaagagcctagagctcctatagctcttcttctctcatctaagaataatccttcttttcgttatctgtatcttaatcaacggcgttactactttgtgtgattgtataaagtgttggaaatatacattattataactctgtgactcccagtgttataccgcaacaactaccccgattgtcctaaccgaaatacggggatcgaactattcgtggtgttgattattctaatcgtaacgggaatttacgattcccgttgacgcgtattctaacgaccgcgtctccccgcgatagctcgaaaatacaatatacaattaagaaacaaacaaacaaaggagtttaaaaggtattaatacgacttaacatttagaacgctgtataattttttatgtcgattcccgcatagcaaaagagaaaagaaagaacgccaGAATGTTCAGCAATGAATGGACTAGATAACTTATGCCATTTGTATActtgtatagaaaattaatttgcccCCTGCCATACTTAGTTCATCTCAGAATAAATTAGTTCCGTAaggcttatttattttttattctattcacattttgcgaatcctcgagcttgttctggataaatggattgctcggagatttccacgtgatgcctaataaaatattatgcatatttatgcggtccacgagatagaatataactctaagtgaaacgtaacagtat
This portion of the Bombus affinis isolate iyBomAffi1 unplaced genomic scaffold, iyBomAffi1.2 ctg00001234.1, whole genome shotgun sequence genome encodes:
- the LOC126928648 gene encoding uncharacterized protein LOC126928648 isoform X3, translated to MFAKNSLRLGYRGSPPAQSGTHSFHTTTRDLTTTTFPSSASQPSDSTSQNVLNQSIARDSLDRKKLNPVQDNKDQIPPTETIAAAQMAIPSHTTRSSPRDTHNVSPTRDLTTTFAASASQPSDSTPQNVLNQSIARDPLDRKGLILVQDDNGHTPPTEIVPSSQLPIPAHTTRSSPHDTRNVSTTRDRTTTLTAPASQPSDSTTQNVSNQPNAPDLLDREERNPVQYGINTSTVQKETAPSADTMAPSVEEQR